In Enoplosus armatus isolate fEnoArm2 chromosome 20, fEnoArm2.hap1, whole genome shotgun sequence, the sequence TGAGGCTCCATTCACTCCCAACTGAAAACGTGCTGTGCCTTATTGAATTATCATTTGAATAATGTCTGAATTAACAGCAGTAGAATAAGCTAACCATATTTACAAAGGTGTGGACCTTGACCTATTCATTGCTTATTCACACTACATTCACAAACCACAAATCCAGTCATGTAATTGATtgtaaccatggaaacatgcCTCAGGGACAAAGGTGGCTAACTTTTAGAGTTAATTACCCggtctttatttttgtgtaacTGTCTAGCTGGCATTAGACAAGAGCAATTTAGGTCTGAAGATGgcactggatgaaaagtcagaggatcaccaacaTTTTCATAATTCATAGTATGTTCTCTACCAAACATCTTGTTGCAgtgcaatccatccaatagttgttagCTAGCGTGGCTAAGAATCTCTTGACCCTAAAGATTTATTTTGAGAGCCCTTGGAGAGTCTTGACCCCCAGATTGGGAATCACTGGTTTAACATACCTGAGAAACTGTCCTCTAGAAAGTCAAAGTGATTTCCTTGAATTTAAGGTGtaaaaaaggtgtaaaaaaaaaaacctgtatttGTACTGTTCATATGTTCCAACAAGGAAGTCTCTGCTCAGTCTTTCCCTTTAAAGCTACTTTTCTCAGTTATTCAGTCACTATCCTCACAACAAAGCCTTTCTTAGAAGAACATAATCATTATGTGCACGCAGTGACGTGTCATGAGATGCATCTAATATTTAGTTTTGATAATAAACCTCGTACCAGCTTTTCATTAAGGAATACTTCAGCATCCCCTTAATTCcacccctctgtctcccccatCCTTCTTGCGTCATGACAGCTCACTTGAGCGTCCCTCAGTAACAATGGATTCTTTTGTTGTCGCTCATAGACCTGACAGGAGAGACATGAGAGCTCCGCAATAACATGTTTACCACTCAATAACACAGCACTCCAACTGTTAATGGAGCACGCACCAAGGGGGAGCGTGAACACAGGAACCAGGGgcaaaagaggaaacacaggaagCAAGTGGCATGTGAAGAGGGGGAGGATGAGAGTGTGAGAAGAAGGCTGTTATATGGAGGATGGGTGTGACTCCTCAGCAGTACCAGATGAGTACGCAAGGAAGCTCTTTACATCTTGCACTGTGAGGCACTCGTCTGTTCTCTCATACTACCTTCCCACTCTAATCCCCCCTCTTGAAACAGATCAATGCAAAGCCAGGATGTgtagaattgtttttttgtagAAATATAACACAATCCTGGTGAAAATTGGTGAAAGTTTACGTGTTGCTTTCAGCCCTTTTATTAGTGTTCCAGGTTAAATTTGCATTGCTAGCCATAGTGTCTTTTTTGAAGTCATACACGTACTGGctgtaaacatatttatttttggaCATTCTGACCCAAAGTAAACctttaaaatagaaaacagtgaaTCCTTTTTACCCATGACTTACCCCTTCCCCTAGTTGTACACTAAGatgcaaacatttacagtttctcctttaattttaaagctgcattaacgtttttttggccactaggggcaGCGGAGTGTAAGAGGAAGTCAGAAattttcaaattctacacatTGAAGATTTTTTGATCAAAACTAAACATTTAAAGTAGAAAATGTTATCAGGCTACACAAGTACACGCACAGTGGACATGCCCCATAATTCAACAACTCTGGATGAAGATTCACTGTTATATTGTGAATCACAGTTTGTATTCTGTCCTCAACTTTATATTTTAGGAGACTGTAAGCTATCATCTATTTAAGGACTGGACCCAGATGGCAATAATGATGGGACAGAAAATTATTCTCAGGGACTGGGAGTGCCTACTCATCACAATTGAGTAAATATTTCCTCAAGCAGGGCATTAATGCCTAAGCGAAAGGATGAGATGGAGGCACACGGATATTGATTTCTACATGGGAGCTAGgattttgttctttctctcagtattgttttatttcttcttctgtttattgtttcttCCTCAAAGCCACTTTGTATTTTGGTTTACGTCTCCTGTAGGAGTAGGAGATTTGGAAAGTTGCTGTGTGAaaataggcttttttttctgatttgctgatgtaatgttatatttcaaaataacaagACAGATGAGTGGCTCTGTCAGGCGGTGCTTATGCACAGTGTCgctttgtgctaaatgctagcatgctcacaatgacaatactaacatgctgataatattttccatgttgttcaccatcttagtttagcgtgttagcttgGTAACATGTACTAACTGCCAGTAAACACaagctgaggctaatgggaatgtcattagatttgcaagtatttggtcataaagtaaTGGACTAATTACAATTTTTCacaagcaacattagcattcatttggtgtCATATTTCTGCCCACTcacattgctgttttttgtcCTGGCTTGTAATTTTGTTAGCTATTGACCTTCATCACTAGCTAGCTTcgtcagtctgctgtttgttgctgggCTGGTAGTGCACTGGGGGTTAATCAGAACTTGcttgatgaaaacagctgcagctggaaacagagttaataagttaataataaaaatagctgtgagactgaaccttacatttaatttgcaggctgtaaaaccaagATGATCTAAGAAAGGCTAAAAGGCTGTttagagctgcagagctgggtgTTAATTATCTGTGTTCTCATTTGATTTAATGCTATCCTTAAAGAATATTGATTAAAGCAGGTTTTATTTGGGATGATCCAccaaagagagcagaggatgCATCCTAATTCAGAATATGCAACTCttgtctgtttctccctcctcaGAGGAACAATGCAGAAACATAAtgctctgcaaacacaacaactgCCTTGCAGGAAAGGCAGGGGAGAGACGGGAGTGACAAATTACCTCTCTTCACAATGCCCTGCCACAATAGCACAGCCTGAGaacaaatactgaataaataaagttctcTGAGATTGAATGAGGAGAGCAATTTGTGCAGCAGCCGCttttgtgtgtgcgagtgtgtgagtgtttgtgaggGAACAGCCTTCTGCTTGGCTAGCAGATGAAACGACCACAAGTGAACAAAGCAACTCCATCTACATTTCAGGTCTACAAAGTACATCGATAACACCTCAAGGTACAAAAAGAGACACTTGAAAATCACCACATGTGACAGGTATTAATCACCTTAGCTGTCCTAAAAATATAGTACATTCACACTACAAGGAGGTTGGAGGTGAAATCAGGGAGAAATCAGTTTAATCACACCCTTTGCTCTCCCGGGGCCCTGCTCGCCCGTTCCTTTGCTCTCCACAGGTAATGATGTATCAGAACCGAGGTggaaaatgggaaaaataaaaaaaaaggagaacaagGGTAATGGAGGAAACAGCGTGAGGTCAGACTGAATTTCAtcagagatagagggagagattgAGGCTTGAAAAGGGTCTTCTGATTGGTGTTGTAGGCTATTTAAAGGGCTTTgcaattctctctctccctgtatggtttttgaaaatgtttttttccttcaggcTTTCCTTTCCCTGGCAACAACCTTCTGTAAAAGTTCAAACACAGGGTGAATGGACTGCTCTGCCACTGGCTCTGTGCTGAAACTGTCCACAAATCTCACTAATACAAAACAGTAGATTTCACACAGCAAAGATGACAGaaatttccttttgttttcttgcacaGTTACTTAAGTTGTATTGTATTACAAGTGTCTAGACTGTCTGCACACAACATCCCTCATTTACTTTGCAACTTGACGCCATGACGCAGAGGATGTAAGTATTCACTGGCTCCGGAGGAGAACAAAAGATGTGGGCGGCATGAAAGGAGGAAAATTAATGTCcctaaaatgagagtgaatcaaTATGGCCGCCTGAGGACGTGAAAAGGGGGAAGGAGAATGAGAGCGGGAGAGGAAGATTAATGGTTGTTTAAAAAGGAACAGTATTCATCAGCAGTCAGCTTCAGGTGCagaacggtgtgtgtgtgtgtgtgtaagtacacTTTGAAGTAAGTTTACACTTTGTCTTTAATTTTCTAACTTTTCCCCATGACTCTTTCAATAAATGACCACCCAACCATAATACTGATTACTTTGTATTACTTTGCAAATGAGAGTGGGGCTTgatttcttctcttcatttaaTCTCTCTGCACCatcacatagaaacacacacacacacacacatatatatttatatacatgaGGTGGTCCAACAGTGCCACCTATAGGTTTGAGGTTATATTCAATCATTCAGAAACAAATCACTGATGTTGAGGAAATCAGTTATGAACTCCTaaacaaaaattcaaaaaacagTGCACACTGTGAAAGAAATAACGCTTTATTCATGTCAAAAATCTTCAGGAACATATTCAGCCTCCATGCTTATAAAATAATGCTGCTCATAAAGTAAGTCTTGTGTTATTACAAAATCACCTTTCCTACAGGTAGCGAACGGAGCGAATGTTCCCAATAAATAATCAGTACGAAGTTAAAGGAACACAGCAGGAACACGAACAAGAAATACCCTCATGGTCACATTCTCACAAACGTATGTCTGTCCATCACTTGCACTTGTATGTGAGCTGTTTGCGATGATAGTGGATCCACGCGGGAGCAGCAACAAGCCCGGTCAGGAAGCCAATCATAGCGCCCAGACTGCAGGAAACAGGCCAAACCTATGAGAAGCAAGACAAGTGAGTCCGATTGTGATAAAACACCCCGGCGTTGCACTGATACATCAAGAGGAGCTAAAACTATTAAGTATTATAAGTTCATCCTTTTTTGTCCCCACAAGCATGTTTCCTCTAGTAATGTCCAGTTAATTTTAAAGAGGAActtctaaaaaggaaaaatacagcaCCAGTGTCAGCTAGAGTTATGCTCCAATTACCACTGTCTGCCTCTAATTTGCTTTTTCCTCTGGCCATTTTGAAGAGAGCTGCCTTTGCAATTATAATTTtaatcttttccttttttgtcatttaaaaaattgaactaatgaaataaagagaaaatttTAATGGTTACTGTGTTGAATTATGATCTCATACTCGGGGAGGTTGTATTTAATGCAGTTCAGTGATGAATGGAAACAATTGGCTTCTTGTTAACAGAGGAAACTGTGGAGGAAATGTGCTGTGCGCCAGTGGAAGGCAAACAAGATGACTGGTAAATGATTACAGAAAAATACTCCTATTATTGTTAAATGTTGCACATCAGTTACAGGAACTCAATATTAAGGATGTGCTTTATTTAATACTTTTATAGGCCTGAGGAGGTTTAACTGTTCATGAATTcacaagcaaaaaacaaaaacatctgtatgatatgttttgtatgttttcctctcctgttAATTATCTCACGacccttcagatttatcttcCGACTCCTTTGAGTGGTCCTGACCCACAGGTTGAGAGCCAGTGTTATAAATTACCACAAAATAGAGCTGTCTGTCCTCTTACAAACATCTGCTGATAcattgggcctcatgcaagaaccactGGTACGAACATATCTTTCCTTAAGTTGCAGTGCGAGTACAAGTGATTTAAAATTCACGAACTGTCAGTCTCATCTGATCAGAAATCACAATGCCTTAATCTGAATGAATTTGGAGTTAAGGAActacaataaaatatacaacTAAGAcaaacttaataaataaaattatattcTATTCCcatatcaccatcatcataatgGCTTTCCAGTttactgagtttttttttaatgttatgatTGTTTTGGCATATTTGGCACAGCAACTTGTACAGTTCAGTCATTGTTAGGTAAATTCTCTCACTCAACTTTTTAGCACCTAACTTCGTGTCAAATCATGTTGCTGCTCTGATGACACACCATTAAGAACTGTACTATTTATGTTTTCTAGTTGTTTCGGGTCGTCTAGTAGCACTACTGAAACAGGCTGCCTTGTACGGCAGTTTTAGGGGCATCGATTATGTTATTGATGAAATCTCACTGGCATTCATCAAGATGAAACGAGCAAATTACGACTAGTTTGTACAGTCACGTATGAACAaacctcacagaaaaaaagagataaaaatacaaagatGTCTTCTCAACAGAGAGGATTTTCAGTGTGTGCTGACCTGCCAAGGCCTGTCCCAGTCCAGAGGTATAGGGAAAGCTCCCACCCAGGCTCCTACCACTGTGCAGGCCACTGTAATCTGTAGACAGGTGTCCCACACAGACATAGCTctggagacggagacagagcACAGCAAGGACAGTTAGTATATTCAATCTAGAGACACGAGACAAGCACATGAAACACATGACAGAAGGACAATAAGATTTTAGGCTCACCCATGCCGACTGAACACTCGTATCCAGGCCTGGACGTTGGGGCCgaggacacagagacacctCAGTGTGGTTAGAGAGGTCAGCAGCACAGCTAGGGAGAAGGTCTCTAACGCCGATCTGAGACACAGAAATTATGTATTTATGATTAAGTTACTCTCTGCAAACAGCAAAAAGTCATACTTTACTGccatctgtatttttgtttcactgttgtCCATCTCtctatcatacatacattaatacacacaGGTACAGCACATGAGCTTCACCAGCAACTCACTCAATCAGCGGAGCTCCATAGAGAACCACCACAGTGTGGAAGAACAGGCACGACAGGAAGAAGTACAGACAGGAACGAAACAACCTGGACAGCTGCAGAAAGAAACAGGCGAAGaaagttaaagaaaataaaaaacaaagttcacAAAAAAACGAAAGAGCAAAAGCCGGATGGAGCCTCGGACAATGTTTCTCTAGGCTACTTCCTGGATAAAAGTAGCTGGACGTGCAGGTTCATTCAAACCACCAATAGtttctatacaaataaaataagaataaaaaggCATTTGACACAATCTGAAATTCAAATCTAAACATTGACACACATAGGTCTATCTGATGAGTTTGCAACAGTACTTTAATCAACTTATCTAACTGCAAAAAATTATTTTGCTAATATAGGTATCTTAATTGAACCAGAAGTTcagataaattaaatatattttgggttagggttagggttaaaaacTGTAAGTGACTGTAAGTGATGCCACTTAcagtttttgtgaaatgttaaatTTGGTGATTTagatcattttaatattgtttaacctgtatgacatttaaaataaatgcggtccaaaatatatttaatttatctgAACTTCTGGTTCAGTTAATCAAACACTCGTACTAGTAATGGAGGCTGAATCTTAACGCCATGTTAAGTCTGAGTTGGGTTTGTGAAGTGGCCAAAGCCTACGTTTATGTGAACTGAAGTCAGACTTTTTTTCCAATAAAtacctgcttttcttttcttattaaatacaatacagtactgAAGATATTTCACTTATGACCTCtttacaaaaaagcagtgtCTTCTAccctaaactaaaactaaacttcttgcatagtttcatttaaataccTGTTTGAGCCTCAAATTATCCCTTATTTCACAAGAAATATGAATAGAGATTTCTTATTTCCCACCACATTAATCATATCACAACTCCATGAGACAGAACGCTTGAGATCTGCTCCAACTCTCCGTTAATCCAGCGTTTAATACTTTTCTGTTTGCCACTGCCTGGGACTACTTCTTCATTTCTTGCACTGCACTGTAACTATTCTCCtgctttattgtattttagCTTACCTTTATCTTCTATTTTGCTCTTAAATCCTacttaaatgtgtctttttatattgtcttGTGTTTCTTATGTTAATGTCTTTCAAGCCACTTTGAATGGCCTTGTTGTTGAGAGGTGCTACACAAACTTGCCTTGCCCTTGCCTTGTGACCCCTTGTTTGGGAACAACTGGACTAAACTTTCCGGCAGTCAGTAATTTTACTTATCATACTACAAGTACATtcagtattttaacatttcaacagtttccaGCCACAGTTAGCCCTCTAATACCACCACAAGTTAAACAGTCACAATGAGTGGAAGTCTGCACCTTGTATCCCAGTGTGTGCTTCTTGGTGGGCGGTGTGATGCCGAGCAGCCAGAAGACGGCGACACTGACCGCGGTGACCGCACCGGACGCCGAATAGAGCCACAGCAGGTGAGTGCCGTACACCGAGAAGCCCGGCACGAGCACCGCAGGTAGGACGGTCGCCATGAACACCGAGGCGGCGATGATGGCGTGAGTGGACGCCATGGCTCTGATTTCATGGTCCCACATTATGGAGACTGTATCTATCTACACCGGGAGACTAAGACGAAAGACAAAATCCAAATAaaattctttaaaatgtcaatttaGCGACGGATGTACCGCGTAGGTGAAATCCATGAATGAGTTTCTCGACCTGTCTTCCGTAAACATGGCGTGACAGTGACTTCCGCTTGGACTACACAATAAAGGTCACTATTTCAACAAGAGAATACTATATGAACAAGAGAATACTatttaatgtaataatacaaTTGATTAGGTATACACACtgtagaatcagaatcagaatcagaaactgtttattgccaagtaacatacattacaaggaatttgctgtggtctgaaggtgctattgattcgataacaaataagtagaatataaaaagtaaaatagaataaaaataaaaaataaaacaagataaataacaaacagtgcaaataacaaacagtgcagttttgaccagaataaagtaaagtgtccagataaagtgtccagtagggggtgggtgcgttaatgtaacgcaggggggacaggggtgatgtacgttaatataacgtatagcttgtgtttgtgttctgggggggggggggtgtcattgtgagtttgtcaggtacATATACACTTTATTGTTTATGCCATCCAAGAGTAATTATTCGTAATGATATTCATGACATTTATAATGTGCACCAGTGTACTAAAGTAAGTCTGTTCTTTTTAAGGATATATTTAATGATATGTTCAAGTTCTATCATGTATCATGTATGTGGTATTTTCccattattaaaacaaattgtACAATTTAAAAATCTCTATCATTTTCTCAGTCTTTCTCcttatacattttttaagtaacacatgatgtatttattttgctctCAAAGACTCTCATATCATGTACACCTAGAATTAGGACGTAACCAATAGAAGAGTAATTACCGCCTTCAGCTGACTTCTATTTTGAAGAAAAATTACGAGTCTGCAGCAAACAGGAAGTATTACTTTGTAGGTATCTTTACAGATGTGCCAAAGCCATCCTCTAGCCAATCACCGACGGCCAGGGACGTTTACCGGGACCTTCAGTGACGTGTGGTAGTATCAGCCAATGGAATTGAGATTGTTATGGTTTTTGACCAATCAATCTGTTGCGAATTcgagaaaggggaaaaaaatgaccgGAAGTTTACAAACATTAACCCAGCAAGCTAAGATCTAGctagcatttttattttattttgactaaCCGTCGAAAAGTGTCGGATTTAACAGTCATAGCGGAACGATGGTTTGTGAAAAGTGTACGTATCACACTGTTCAGATGCTTTCTATCTTCAAATCTAACATACATTTGTGCTGTTAGCGAAGGCTGGAGATTATTCTAAAGCTAACGTTATGTTATGCTAACTATTGACATTAATCTCCTCATCGTTGTATTGGTTTATGGACAACGACCTTGCCCCTTAGACTTTAATCTAATAACGAattttgtgtaatgtgttaTTTCAGGCGAGAAGAAGCTTGGTAAAGTCATTACACCTGACACCTGGAAGGATGGAGCACGGAATACAACAGGTGAGGACACATTCAGTGAAAATTTGGTTTTGTCGGTAACTATTTCTATGTGCATAAACCGTAGCTAGTTCATATGTGATGGCTGCATTGGTGTCAGGTTTTAGAATTTATTTCACTCGACACCAACAAACACATAATGGCGGAGTGGCAAAGCCTACATACCCTAAGCTCTCTTCATAATATAAATCAGGCTGGAAATTACTGAGAAGCCATCTTTTCAAGGCCACTTTGTACGTGCTCTTCCATGTGATCAGTTTTAGGcttgaagaaagaaatgtgtttttaaccaTCAAACtcttaaaaagaaacaatatcAAATGTCGTACTGTCTCTTCTAAAACAGCTTCGTGTCTTTTAATCACTGAAAAATAATTCCACAAATACACTGCTTATTTTTCAATCAAGAGTTCAGATTTCCCAATTACATACACGTCATCAGTGTACTTGGGCTTCCACTATTTTCGTTATTATTGATCTGTTGATTAGTTTTTCAGTTAATTGATCTTATATTCCAAACATTGTcagaaaataccaaaaaaacattttattctatttgtgATTTCTATCTTTCTTTTAATCGTGACATACTATAATGCTATGTTACTTAGATGATGATGTTTAATGGAGTTCCTTCTGCTTCTTTCACTCAGAGGGTGGTGGGCGTAAGCTGAATGAAAACAAGATCCTGACCTCTAAGAAAGCCAGGTTAGTGGCTCGCTAAAGCTCGACTTGAAATCAAAGTGTTATTTGACGTGATTCATCCCTTTGTTTGTGAGGGAATATCCCCCAGTATTCATAGTCTTTATCGTCAGGAAGTCACACAAAAGTACTCTATCATATTATCATTAACAATTAGCACATTCATTTGTCCCTCTCAGGTTTGACCCTTACAGCAAAACGGGCTTTGCTACCTGCAGGATCTGCAAGAGCTCAGTTCATCAGTCTGGATCACACTACTGTCAGGGCTGTGCATACAAGAAAGGTATAAACTCACTCACACTGGACTCCATACTGAGAAAAATTATGTTGCTCCAGTGCCATGTTATGGCTAAGACTCATGGAATCTTAGTTAGAATAACAACATGCCTGTATGTTACTGTCCAATATAGTTGTAGTGACCTGTTTAACAAAGAATATGGACAGGAAACCATATTATgatgtttgagatttttgctcagattaaacaaactttCTGTGGGAAAATGCATTGTCTGACCAAGGCTAGTATAACAGAGACGAGTTTGAAAATGGGGCAGCGTCTTTATAGGGATGACTTCACACTGTTTCGTCACTGAGAATACCAGATTTTAGTCTGAAAATATCTGTGTCATCCCCGGTGACAAACAGATCACTTTCAATGGTTGTTCACCTAAATtgcaaataagaaaaatatgtcTTCTCATTTACCTTCTCTTGTATGTAGCAATGCAGATAGTTTTGTGTTAATGTGGCTAGGTTTTGAGACttttgtctctgagatttcAATGTCCCAGTTACCCTGTAAAATCCACACACCTCTCTGTGATCAGGTACTATTTCTTCAGTGGAAAGTAGTTCCAAAGAAAACTGATGACAgggaggtctgtggattatccagatgAACAGGGACACTGTTTTTGGAAAGAGATGTTGTCGTTGAAGCTACAGTATCTGCATTGCTGGATACTACTAGAAGTAAGTGAAAAATACTCTTCAACATTAGTGAACAATATTGAGGAGTAGTCATGCATAAATCAAGCTGAACATTGATTCTGCTGACAGAATCAAGAGGTTCAGTTACATTTTatagttttgtttgaatgtagTATGTTGGCTGGCACCAGCACAGTGTCTAATGAGTGATGAAATCCAAATAAATGGGCATTTCAAAAAGCAAATCTTGATGATCCTTGAAGCGTACAGTCTCAGCTGCAGAACATCAGGACAGATAAAGCTGCAGTGGGCACACAATAAACTGTATAAACAAGTGAAGGGCAGGTCCAAGTGCAGGGCAGAATGGCTTCATTACCGGATTGTTCCACAAACATGACAATGATGTTGGAGAACTCCAACAAACTGTCCCCAAATTTTACTTCACAACTGGTCATTTTGCAAatcatgctgctgtgttttctttccaggcacccattggtttccattcattttcacaggGTTCAAAAATCTGTCAGCACACTATAGAAACTTACTGTTGTGCAAGTCAAGTATATTTCCTGTATAATGTCTCAGACAATCTGTACAATATGAGActccctctatccttagacccttggTTAGttagaaaaaagcaaaaacgtTAATAGtgataattttgtttttgcttttctctttctttcctccctttttgTCTCTCCAGGAATCTGTGCAATGTGTGGGAAGAAGGTTTTGGACACCAAGAACTACAAACAGACATCCGTGTGACAGCGTGCTGATCAGAGAACAGTTCTACGAGTGAATAACAGATGAGGATGAGACTGATGTGCATGTTTGTCCTCTTGTCACATTTTCAGTACATTGTCCTATACCTATAACGTTTAACTGTTTTTATTCCCACCTAcgtgaaagagagagatttggaGGTGGCTTTGTCCTCTTATTTTATAATGCCACTGGAACTATTACAGTGGCCATACACAGGGAAGCATTGTTGCCTCCAAATTCCCCACCAGTTATCACCTGTTTCTCAAGTCGAGGCTTCTAcattttgttgtatattttaaattcaATACTTTGACTTggatttttttgctttttgaaatTGATTTCTGTGTGTAATATATCGATTTTTTTGAGTGAATTAAAGCATTCAGTGTGAGGACATTTGACAGGATTATTTTGTACCTCTGCCTGAAGCCATAAAGGGTACAATCTTAGCCTTTTACGCACAACATACCCGTGTTTGTCCTGTGTGCCTGTAATAATTGGTTTACTCTTACATAATCATATTTGGTTGCTGTCAGAGATAGAGGTTATAGTTCACAGGTTGTCTGACGAAAGGCTCCTCCTTTTGATATTTAAAGGCCTTGCTCTCCCTCAGGCCTTCAACCACACGTGCGCACACTTGCTTTTATGTCTCATTATTGATTTATGCTGCACCACAGTACAAAAACAGCACCAGTCACCAGCTAATGCAGGTAATATACAGCAGGTAATGTTTGGCTGTAGCAGATGAGCCAGATGTTCAAGCCAGTTTAGCAAGTAAtacatctgaaataaaaaacaatctaCTTTGGTTAGAAGTGACTTCAACTATAACTGGTTATGTAATTCTGGATCCTCTAGTTTGCTTGTTATATCACTGCCCTTTTGCTCCTGTTGTTCTGTGCTGTGGTGCATTCAGGGACATTTGTATGATATCCCAGTTTATACCTGTTAAACAGCCAACTCCTAGAGCCTTCAATGCTCATGTCATGTGGATGATGTCCAACAGTGATGCAAAAATATATACGAGGATCAATTTAATAGCTGTGTCCCAAgtccatactacatactaatagTATACAGAATGcattatatactatatatactgtttcTGCAGTTTGTATACAAGAACTTCAGcttttttttactaaatatgCAGATTTAAACTTTTTAGGAG encodes:
- the cript gene encoding cysteine-rich PDZ-binding protein, with product MVCEKCEKKLGKVITPDTWKDGARNTTEGGGRKLNENKILTSKKARFDPYSKTGFATCRICKSSVHQSGSHYCQGCAYKKGICAMCGKKVLDTKNYKQTSV
- the pigf gene encoding phosphatidylinositol-glycan biosynthesis class F protein, translated to MWDHEIRAMASTHAIIAASVFMATVLPAVLVPGFSVYGTHLLWLYSASGAVTAVSVAVFWLLGITPPTKKHTLGYKLSRLFRSCLYFFLSCLFFHTVVVLYGAPLIESALETFSLAVLLTSLTTLRCLCVLGPNVQAWIRVFSRHGAMSVWDTCLQITVACTVVGAWVGAFPIPLDWDRPWQVWPVSCSLGAMIGFLTGLVAAPAWIHYHRKQLTYKCK